One Sparus aurata chromosome 5, fSpaAur1.1, whole genome shotgun sequence genomic window carries:
- the hscb gene encoding iron-sulfur cluster co-chaperone protein HscB isoform X2, with protein MKDTWHHKTNFRALGKETKPLFYTIPIGSPRNYCTGQVKLSCWKCKQPLDNSPAFFCMSCKVVQPPDEGTSFFKIMDCDYTFTLDTQKLQKRYLQLQRSLHPDNFSQKSVKEQEYSEIQSALVNKAYKTLLKPLSRGLYMLELKGMHIEEGTDSSADSEFLMELMEINEALDEARTPEAANRIGQDAKGKLAHLTKEIDAALLKGDLQTAKALLAQMKYYANIEEKVKEKLSELM; from the exons ATGAAGGACACATGGCACCACAAAACGAACTTCAGAGCACTGGGAAAGGAAACAAAGCCACTGTTTTACACCATTCCAATTGGTTCACCGAGGAATTACTGTACAGGTCAAGTCAAACTGAGCTGCTGGAAATGCAAACAGCCTCTTGACAACTCGCCCGCATTCTTCTGCATGTCATGCAAAGTAGTCCAGCCCCCTGATGAAGGGACATCCTTCTTCAAAATTATGGATTG TGACTAcactttcacactggacacgcAAAAGCTGCAGAAAAGATATTTGCAGCTCCAGCGGTCTCTGCATCCAGACAACTTCAGCCAGAAATCTGTG AAAGAACAGGAGTATTCAGAAATCCAGTCGGCACTTGTGAACAAAGCATACAAGACTCTGCTTAAGCCTTTGAGTCGAGGTCTTTATATG CTGGAGCTGAAGGGGATGCATATAGAAGAGGGCACCGACTCCAGTGCTGATTCTGAGTTTCTAATGGAGCTTATGGAGATCAATGAAGCCCTTGATGAAGCACGGACGCCAGAAGCAGCCAATAGGATCGGCCAAGACGCAAAAG GGAAGCTGGCACACTTGACAAAGGAGATAGACGCTGCCCTGCTCAAAG gagATCTTCAAACTGCAAAAGCACTACTTGCCCAAATGAAATACTATGCAAACATCGAGGAGAAAGTGAAGGAGAAACTTTCTGAATTAATGTAA
- the hscb gene encoding iron-sulfur cluster co-chaperone protein HscB isoform X1, with protein MLTLNSMRILCLSRASLRPNGLMTTNRQYVYEAVTCSAHCMSTSFPMKDTWHHKTNFRALGKETKPLFYTIPIGSPRNYCTGQVKLSCWKCKQPLDNSPAFFCMSCKVVQPPDEGTSFFKIMDCDYTFTLDTQKLQKRYLQLQRSLHPDNFSQKSVKEQEYSEIQSALVNKAYKTLLKPLSRGLYMLELKGMHIEEGTDSSADSEFLMELMEINEALDEARTPEAANRIGQDAKGKLAHLTKEIDAALLKGDLQTAKALLAQMKYYANIEEKVKEKLSELM; from the exons ATGTTGACACTGAATTCTATGCGGATTTTGTGCTTATCCCGGGCTTCACTGCGCCCAAACGGGCTTATGACGACTAACCGACAGTACGTTTATGAAGCTGTTACATGTTCAGCACATTGTATGTCCACCAGCTTCCCCATGAAGGACACATGGCACCACAAAACGAACTTCAGAGCACTGGGAAAGGAAACAAAGCCACTGTTTTACACCATTCCAATTGGTTCACCGAGGAATTACTGTACAGGTCAAGTCAAACTGAGCTGCTGGAAATGCAAACAGCCTCTTGACAACTCGCCCGCATTCTTCTGCATGTCATGCAAAGTAGTCCAGCCCCCTGATGAAGGGACATCCTTCTTCAAAATTATGGATTG TGACTAcactttcacactggacacgcAAAAGCTGCAGAAAAGATATTTGCAGCTCCAGCGGTCTCTGCATCCAGACAACTTCAGCCAGAAATCTGTG AAAGAACAGGAGTATTCAGAAATCCAGTCGGCACTTGTGAACAAAGCATACAAGACTCTGCTTAAGCCTTTGAGTCGAGGTCTTTATATG CTGGAGCTGAAGGGGATGCATATAGAAGAGGGCACCGACTCCAGTGCTGATTCTGAGTTTCTAATGGAGCTTATGGAGATCAATGAAGCCCTTGATGAAGCACGGACGCCAGAAGCAGCCAATAGGATCGGCCAAGACGCAAAAG GGAAGCTGGCACACTTGACAAAGGAGATAGACGCTGCCCTGCTCAAAG gagATCTTCAAACTGCAAAAGCACTACTTGCCCAAATGAAATACTATGCAAACATCGAGGAGAAAGTGAAGGAGAAACTTTCTGAATTAATGTAA
- the lrrc8ab gene encoding volume-regulated anion channel subunit LRRC8A, with the protein MIPITELRYFVDTQPAYRILKPWWDVFTDYISIVMLMISVFGGTLQVTQDKMICLPCKWVVNQTCKKNFNSTLATSLFLEPKGIQYDLDRHQYNYVDAVCYENRLHWFAKYFPYLVLLHTLIFLACSNFWFKFPRTSSKLEHFVSILLKCFDSPWTTRALSETVVEESDPKPMKMNGSMDHKESVISEDVEASVPMLQRTKTRFEQGIVDRTETGVLDKKEGEQAKALFEKVKKFRIHVEEGDIVYRLYIRQTIIKVIKFILIICYTGYYVRDIKFSVDCSVNIESLTGYSVYRCAHPLATLFKILACFYISLVMVYGLICMYTLCWMLRRSLKKYSFESIREESSYSDIPDVKNDFAFMMHMIDQYDPLYSKRFAVFLSEVSENKLRQLNLNNEWTLDKLRQRITKNSQEKLELHLFMLSGIPDTVFDLMELEVLKLELIPDVTIPPIIAQLVNLREMWLYHTPAKIEAPALAFLRENLKSLHIKFTDIKEIPLWIYSLKNLSELHLTGNLSAENNRYIVIDGLRELKRLKVLRLKSNLTKLPQVVTDVGMHLQKLSVNNEGTKLMVLNSLKKMVNLTELELIRCDLERIPHSIFSLHNLQEIDLKDNNLKTIEEIISFQHLHRLVCLKLWYNQIAYIPIQIGTLTNLEKLYLNRNKIEKIPSQLFYCRKLRFLDLSHNNLTYIPTDIGFLQNLQYLAVTANRIESLPNELFQCKKLRTLNLGNNCLQSLPSRFGELTGLTQLELRGNRLECLPVELGECRQLKRTGLVVEEDLFNTLPTEVKEQLWKIDKEQA; encoded by the exons ATGATTCCCATCACTGAGCTGCGGTACTTTGTGGACACACAGCCAGCATACCGCATCCTGAAACCATGGTGGGATGTATTCACGGACTACATCTCCATTGTTATGCTTATGATTTCTGTGTTTGGGGGGACGCTGCAGGTCACTCAGGACAAGATGATCTGCCTGCCCTGCAAATGGGTTGTCAATCAGACCTGCAAGAAGAACTTCAATTCTACCCTCGCCACATCGTTGTTCTTGGAGCCCAAAGGGATCCAGTATGATCTGGACCGCCACCAGTACAACTATGTGGATGCTGTGTGCTATGAGAATAGATTGCACTGGTTTGCCAAGTATTTTCCTTACCTAGTATTACTTCACACACTTATTTTCCTAGCTTGCAGCAACTTTTGGTTCAAGTTCCCACGGACAAGTTCCAAACTAGAGCACTTTGTATCCATCTTGCTGAAATGCTTCGACTCCCCATGGACAACTAGGGCGCTGTCGGAGACTGTGGTTGAAGAGAGTGACCCAAAACCAATGAAAATGAATGGCTCAATGGACCACAAGGAGTCTGTTATCAGTGAGGATGTTGAAGCAAGTGTTCCCATGCTCCAAAGGACAAAGACACGCTTTGAGCAGGGCATTGTAGATAGAACAGAAACCGGGGTTTTGGACAAGAAAGAGGGCGAACAGGCAAAAGCCCtgtttgaaaaagtaaaaaagttcCGTATACACGTTGAAGAAGGAGACATCGTGTACAGACTGTACATCCGTCAGACTATTATCAAAGTCATCAaatttattttgataatctgCTATACAGGGTATTACGTGCGCGATATTAAATTCAGTGTCGACTGTTCGGTAAATATAGAGAGCCTGACAGGTTACAGCGTGTACCGTTGTGCTCACCCACTGGcaacactttttaaaatcttggCCTGTTTCTACATTAGCTTAGTGATGGTTTATGGTTTGATCTGCATGTACACACTTTGCTGGATGCTTCGGCGCTCTCTGAAGAAATACTCCTTCGAGTCGATACGGGAAGAGAGCAGCTACAGTGACATACCCGATGTGAAGAACGACTTTGCATTTATGATGCACATGATCGACCAGTATGACCCTCTGTACTCAAAACGTTTTGCTGTGTTCCTCTCAGAAGTAAGCGAGAATAAGCTGAGGCAGCTCAATCTCAACAATGAGTGGACACTGGACAAGCTCAGGCAGAGGATTACGAAGAACtctcaggagaagctggagttGCACCTTTTCATGCTGAGTGGCATACCAGACACAGTATTTGACCTGATGGAGCTGGAAGTTCTTAAACTGGAGCTTATCCCCGATGTCACCATCCCCCCAATCATCGCCCAGCTCGTCAACCTGCGGGAGATGTGGCTCTACCACACACCGGCCAAAATCGAAGCTCCTGCACTGGCTTTTCTGCGTGAGAACTTAAAGTCTCTACACATCAAGTTCACTGACATCAAAGAGATTCCCTTATGGATCTACAGTTTGAAGAACCTGAGTGAACTTCATCTTACAGGGAATCTGAGCGCGGAGAACAACCGTTACATTGTCATTGATGGTCTCCGCGAGCTCAAGAGGCTCAAAGTTCTTCGTCTGAAGAGCAATCTCACCAAGCTACCTCAAGTGGTGACGGATGTGGGCATGCACCTCCAGAAGCTTTCCGTCAATAATGAGGGCACTAAGCTAATGGTGCTCAACAGCCTGAAGAAGATGGTAAACCTGACAGAACTGGAGCTCATTCGCTGTGATCTAGAGCGCATACCGCATTCAATCTTCAGTTTGCACAACTTGCAGGAGATTGATCTGAAGGACAACAACCTGAAGACCATCGAGGAGATCATCAGCTTCCAGCACCTTCATCGGCTGGTCTGCCTTAAGCTCTGGTACAACCAGATCGCCTATATTCCCATCCAGATTGGCACCCTGACCAACCTGGAGAAACTGTACCTGAACAGAAACAAGATTGAGAAGATCCCCAGCCAATTGTTTTATTGCCGCAAGCTGCGCTTCCTGGACCTGAGCCATAACAACCTAACCTATATCCCTACAGACATTGGCTTCCTACAGAATCTTCAGTACCTGGCAGTGACAGCCAACAGG ATTGAGAGCCTGCCTAATGAGCTGTTCCAGTGTAAGAAGCTTCGCACTTTGAACTTGGGGAACAATTGCCTGCAGTCTCTGCCATCACGGTTTGGAGAGCTGACCGGGCTGACACAACTAGAGCTGAGAGGAAACCGGCTGGAGTGTCTGCCAGTAGAGCTGGGCGAGTGCCGACAGCTAAAGAGAACTGGTCTCGTGGTAGAGGAGGACCTTTTCAACACCCTGCCCACGGAGGTCAAGGAACAGTTATGGAAAATTGACAAAGAACAAGCTTGA
- the ppil3 gene encoding peptidyl-prolyl cis-trans isomerase-like 3: MAVTLNTDLGDIKIELFCERTPRACENFLALCASGFYNGCNFHRNIKGFMVQTGDPTGTGKGGTSIWGRKFEDEYSEHLKHNVRGVVSMANNGPNTNGSQFFLTYAKQPHLDMKYTVFGKIIDGLETLDELEKLPVNEKTFRPLTETRIKDVTIHANPFAG, from the exons ATG GCTGTTACCCTTAACACAGATCTAGGAGACATTAAAATTGAACTGTTTTGTGAGCGCACACCGAGAGCATGTGAG AATTTCCTTGCGCTGTGTGCCAGTGGTTTCTACAACGGCTGCAACTTCCATCGAAACATTAAAGGTTTCATGGTTCAAACTGGGGATCCGACAG GCACAGGTAAAGGAGGAACGAGTATATGGGGCCGCAAATTTGAAGACGAGTACAGCGAACACCTCAAG cATAATGTACGAGGAGTGGTCTCGATGGCGAACAATGGCCCCAACACGAACGGCTCCCAGTTTTTCCTAACATATGCCAAACAGCCCCATCTGGACATGAAGTACACAGTGTTTGGAAA GATTATCGACGGCCTGGAAACACTGGATGAACTGGAGAAACTGCCCGTCAATGAAAAGACGTTCAGACCGCTGACTGAAACCCGAATAAAGGATGTGACCATCCACGCCAACCCTTTCGCTGGATAG
- the LOC115582167 gene encoding uncharacterized protein LOC115582167, with translation MNYRSVPDASNCVITGGRSTRSSTNTTEIMASGDAFKVSSLKGKVALITGASSGIGAGTSVLFAKLGALLALNGRDVENLNKIAKQCTDCGAAEPLLVPGDLTDEETVKKTVEQTIARFGRLDVLVNSAGILAMGSIEATDLAQYDKVMNINVRSVYHLTQLCVPHLIKTKGSIVNVSSINGQRSFPGVLAYCMSKSAIDQFTRCIALELACKQVRVNSVCPGVIITDVHKRAGLDEDQYAQFLAKCKQTHALGRPGEVEEVAHSIAFLASDAASFITGVNLPIDGGRHAMCPR, from the exons ATGAACTACAGATCAGTACCTGACGCGTCAAATTGCGTCATCACTGGTGGACGAAGCACACGCTCTAGCACAAACACCACAGAAATCATGGCATCGGGCGACGCGTTTAAA gTGTCTTCCCTGAAGGGCAAGGTGGCTCTGATAACGGGGGCCAGCTCGGGCATCGGGGCAGGTACGAGCGTCCTGTTCGCCAAGCTCGGAGCTCTGCTGGCTCTGAACGGCCGCGACGTGGAAAACCTCAACAAGATAGCCAAACAGTGCACCGactgtggagctgcagag CCTTTGCTTGTTCCGGGAGACCTCACCGATGAGGAGACGGTGAAGAAGACAGTGGAGCAAACTATCGCCCGCTTCGGCCGGCTGGACGTCCTGGTCAACAGCGCTGGGATCCTGGCCATGGGCAGCATCGAGGCGACGGACCTGGCTCAGTACGACAAGGTCATGAACATCAATGTCAG GTCTGTGTACCACCTGACTCAACTCTGCGTACCCCACCTGATCAAGACCAAGGGCTCCATCGTCAATGTGTCCAGCATCAACGGACAGAGATCA TTCCCCGGTGTGCTGGCATACTGCATGTCCAAGTCCGCCATCGATCAGTTCACACGTTGTATTGCACTTG AACTGGCGTGTAAGCAAGTCAGAGTGAACTCGGTCTG CCCTGGTGTGATCATCACTGATGTCCACAAGAGAGCAGGACTAGATGAGGATCAGTATGCCCAG TTTCTTGCAAAGTGTAAGCAGACCCATGCCCTCGGTCGACcaggggaggtggaggaagtgGCCCACAGCATCGCCTTCCTGGCGTCCGACGCCGCTAGCTTCATTACCGGAGTCAACCTGCCTATCGACGGGGGCCGCCATGCCATGTGCCCAAGATGA